The following nucleotide sequence is from candidate division WOR-1 bacterium RIFOXYB2_FULL_36_35.
TCTCTAAAGGCTTCTTTGATTCTGCTGTAATAAGTTTTATTTTTATCTTATCCCTTGCAATCTCTCTTATAGCTGTAATTATTGGATTTGTAGGATCAAAATCATTTACATAGGGTAGCGATCCTTCTGAGATTTGTTTTGCCCTTGCTGACACGGCATTGCTTAATAAAAACTTGTTTTTTGCTTTTTGAAGTAACACATCAATTGTCTCTTTGTTTTCTTTTGTCAATTTACAAACACCTTCTTTTTAAAATTTTAATGCTAAAACCTGTGCCTAATTTAATAAAACTCTCTCTTTTTCAACATTTATTATAGCTTTAATTTTTTGGGCTGCCGAATCTATTTTGTCGTTGACAACTATGTAATCGTATTTTTCCATCACCTGTAATTCTGCTATTGCCGCTCTTAAACGATAATTTACCACTTCTGCTTTTTCTGTTTTACGCCTTTTAAGTCTAAAGGCCAAAATATCTACAGACGGAGGGATCAAAAAGATAAACACCCCTGCGCATTTTAGCTTGCCTTGTGTTATATGTTCTTTTATGCTTGCCGCCCCCTGTACGTCTACCTCGGCTACAACTATATTGTTTTTCTCGACCTCTTCTTTAACATATTGTATGGGAGTTCCGTAGTAATATTTGTGAACTTGAGCCCATTCTAAAAAACTGCCATTCTTTGCTTGTTTGAAGAACTCCTCTTCGCTCAAGAAATGATAATCAGTCTTGTTCTTTTCCATGGGTCTTGGAGGTCTTGTTGTTGCGGATATCGACATTTTTAATTCAGGAAATATCTCAAATAACCGCCTGACAACCGTTGACTTTCCCACCCCCGAAGGGCCTGAGATTACAACCAGAAAACCACGACGTGTTCCTTTTTTTTTGGGCATAAAGCAAAAATATATTATATCAAAAATAGTTGCTTTTTGCAAACAGCTTGATGCTTGGATTTTGGTGTTGGCATATAGGGAAAAAAGGCAGCTTGATTTTTACCCTGATTATAATAACCGGGGTTCATCGTTTTAAATGCAAGAATTTATATTTTTATTACGATTAAATAAGTAATATGAATAAATATTTTATTGTTTTACTTGGCGTCATTTCTTTTTCTTTTTTAGTTGGGTGTGGCAGGGTGGCCGAAGTTATTAGCGGTTTAGCAGATGATACTGCTCAAGAGTATGCGATGCAAAGCTCCAGCATGTCTCAAGATATTTATGCTTCTGTCGCGGAATGGGCAAATAGCGGAGAAATTTCCGGGCTTAATTTGTCTGATATTAACATGATAGTTATTGTGACTCCGGAAACATCTGGATGGTATCATATTACGGGAACAAATATAAATTCGTCAATAGATTTACATGTCAAACTTGCAATGCTTCCAAATCTTCAAGCTTCTAACCTAACAAAGACTGTTTATTTGTATGGAACATATACTTATATAGGGAGCAATTCGACTATTGTTCAAACTTACGGAGATTCAGTGAATAATTTTACTGCAGAAACAATGTGGTCTTTGGCGACTTCCACATTGCAACAGATATCGTTAGATGGGCAGATTCGTACTAACGTAATTGGCGCAGCCGGAAATACAACTGTAATGAGTCTCACCGTTTCGTCGTTGTCATTGCCATTGACCGAAACAACAAATTATCCCATAGGGGCAATAACTGTAAATACATCTTATGACAATGAGATTCAACCAGCGATAGTTCTTACATTTAATGGAACCTCTACAGTCTCTTTCCAATATGATACGACAATCAGAACCTTTACAATAAAAGGCGTTTCTATATAGGGACTGTTGCGTAATGGTCATTCCCGTGAAAATGGTAATCTATTTTTCACAAAACAACCCCGATTATAATAATCGGGGTTAAGATGGATCCCCGCTTTTGCGGGGATGGCAAATTGCAAAAACTATCATTATGCAACCAGTCCCATATAACATATCCATTCTTTCAACTATGAATAATTGATGTTATAATTTCCTTATATGGATTTGGATATTTTAAGGCATTCTACTTCTCACATTATGGCTGCTGCGGTAAAAGAGCTGTATCCCCATGCCCTGCTTGGTATAGGGCCTTCTATAGAAGAAGGATTTTATTATGACTTTGATATTCCTGGAATTACACTTTCTGAGGAAGATTTAGCCAAGATTGAAAGTAAAATGAGAGAGATTATTAAAAAAAACCTCCCATTTTCAAGATCTGAAATGTGCAAAAGCGAAGCTGTAAAATTTTTTGAAGATAGAGGAGAGAAGTACAAGGTTGAACTTATAAAAGAGATTCCTGACGAAAAAGTTTCTATTTACACCACCGGGGATTTTGTCGATTTATGTAAAGGGCCTCATGTAAAATATACAAAAGCGGCAAAAGCTTTTAAGCTTTTACATACAGCCGGCGCTTATTGGAAGGGATTAGAAACCAATCCCATGCTTCAGAGAATTTATGGGACTGCCTTTAACACCAAAGAAGAGCTAGAGACACATCTTAAAAGACTGGAAGAGGCGGCAAAAAGAGACCATCGAAAGCTTGGAAAAGAGCTTGATTTGTTTAGCATTTATCATGAAGAGGCCGG
It contains:
- a CDS encoding guanylate kinase is translated as MPKKKGTRRGFLVVISGPSGVGKSTVVRRLFEIFPELKMSISATTRPPRPMEKNKTDYHFLSEEEFFKQAKNGSFLEWAQVHKYYYGTPIQYVKEEVEKNNIVVAEVDVQGAASIKEHITQGKLKCAGVFIFLIPPSVDILAFRLKRRKTEKAEVVNYRLRAAIAELQVMEKYDYIVVNDKIDSAAQKIKAIINVEKERVLLN